From the Paraburkholderia sp. PREW-6R genome, one window contains:
- a CDS encoding porin, protein MKRLSTVCALSALIATSAAHAQSSVTLYGLIDAGLMYTNNVSKGGASGSLIQATSGNINGSRFGMRGAEDLGGGLKAIFVLENGFNVQNGKLGQDGRLFGRQAYVGISTSQFGTVTLGRQYDSLVDFVAPLSGTAGTFGDTGFAHPFDNDNLNHSVRMNNAVKYTSTNYAGLTFGGLYAFSNSTTFAVNRAYSAGASYAYGPFTAAAGYLQINGSTSTTSASAGSVDIAESTANGTGGFVLGADVQRTAGAALNYKFGPAAVGFVYTHSQFQGTTSFGQTNVAGSGTMRFDNYELNAKYALTPAVNLGITDTYTDGHVGNGKNTAYGNDPKWNQVNLQAVYLLSKRTDVYVEGMYQHAIGHNYVAFVNTAGGASSTANQVVGTVGLRTRF, encoded by the coding sequence GTGAAGAGACTATCCACTGTCTGTGCACTTTCAGCGCTGATCGCCACGTCGGCGGCTCACGCTCAGAGTTCGGTCACGTTGTATGGCTTGATCGACGCGGGTTTGATGTACACCAACAACGTGTCGAAAGGCGGAGCGAGCGGCTCGCTCATTCAGGCGACGAGCGGCAACATCAACGGCAGCCGCTTCGGCATGCGCGGCGCGGAAGATCTTGGCGGCGGACTGAAGGCGATCTTCGTGCTGGAAAACGGCTTCAATGTGCAAAACGGCAAGCTCGGACAGGACGGCCGGCTCTTCGGGCGACAAGCCTATGTCGGCATCAGCACGAGCCAGTTCGGCACGGTCACGCTCGGCCGACAGTACGACTCGCTGGTTGATTTCGTGGCGCCGTTATCGGGCACGGCCGGCACCTTCGGCGACACCGGCTTCGCACACCCTTTCGATAACGACAATCTGAATCATTCGGTGCGAATGAATAACGCGGTGAAGTACACCAGCACCAATTATGCGGGGCTCACGTTCGGTGGCCTGTATGCTTTCTCGAACAGCACCACGTTTGCGGTCAATCGCGCTTACAGCGCGGGCGCGAGTTATGCCTATGGTCCCTTCACGGCAGCCGCGGGCTACCTGCAGATCAACGGATCGACGAGTACGACATCGGCGAGCGCGGGCTCGGTCGATATCGCCGAATCAACGGCGAATGGTACGGGCGGCTTCGTGCTGGGCGCGGACGTTCAGCGCACGGCTGGCGCCGCGCTCAACTACAAATTCGGCCCGGCAGCGGTGGGCTTCGTCTATACGCACAGCCAGTTCCAGGGAACCACGTCGTTCGGACAGACCAACGTGGCCGGCAGCGGCACCATGCGGTTCGACAACTATGAACTGAATGCCAAATATGCGCTGACGCCCGCGGTCAATCTGGGGATAACGGATACGTACACGGACGGCCATGTCGGCAATGGGAAAAATACCGCGTACGGCAATGACCCGAAGTGGAATCAGGTGAATCTGCAGGCGGTGTACCTGCTGTCAAAGCGGACCGACGTTTATGTCGAAGGGATGTATCAACACGCGATCGGCCACAACTATGTGGCTTTCGTGAATACGGCGGGCGGCGCTTCGTCGACGGCGAATCAGGTGGTGGGCACCGTGGGGTTGCGTACGCGTTTCTAG